GCCGTACGCATCGTGGAAAATGCCGATGAGTTTGCCGATCACGGCAGCGGCAATCACCAGACGTATGAAGGTGTTTATCGCCGAACCGCACCGCAAGTCTACGGGCCGCCGACACAGATCAATCTCAGGCCAGCCGAGTTCAAGAAGTGGGTCTGGGAACTGGAATTGAAGGGCTTGTACGAAGCGTATCTCGGTCAAGCCTGGCCGGCCGATGACGTCATTCTCGCACCCAAACCTTATGCGTTGAGAACGTCGGTCAAAGCGGCGTTCGTCATGGCGGCCTGGTTGCAACTTCACGAACAGCGCCTGTCGCCAAAAGGCCTGAAGCTTGCGATGCAAGCGGCAGGTTTGCCGCCGGATCAGCCGTGGGAAACGCTGACCATCGAGCAACTGCAAGCACCGACTCTCGCTCCTTCAGCCGTCAGGGCCGGGCGGTTGAAGCTCTACCGTTACACCGCGACAGATATCTGGGCCTTCCGTGACACCGCCAGTGCCAGAGTGCTGTTGTTCATCCCCGGCAATTCTTCCCCGCTGCACGAATTCGCCGACGCGACTCAACTGCACCAATGGATTGCCGCACAAGGCCGGGTGAATGAAACGAAACAGGCTTTGGCCGCCCACTTTGCCGAGGATGATCGCGAGGACGGTACGTTTCATGCCGGTGTCCTGACGGCGCTGGATGGCATGGCGTTGTATCCGGGGAAACACTGGCTGACGAACAATGCCGGCTTTTTCAACAACGACGGCTACTGGGATCCGGACGAGTACATCGGCTACGACGATCCTGCATCCGCCACCGATGCGTTTGCCCACTGCGTGCTGACGATGAAGCAGGCCGCCCGGGCCACTGTCCAAAGCATCCGTGACGATGCCCAGGTCAATCGTGGCAATCTAAGCGCAGTCGTTGAACCGCTTGTGCAGTGGGTCAACCGGTTCGGGCCACTGGCGTTGTTCGTTCCGGGAGGCGAGGGGATACTGGCGCTGGCCGGACTTATTGACGCGGGCTACGGCATTGATCAGGTGGCCAATGGCACAACTTCACGCGATCGCTCAGAGGGCGTGACGCGCACTGTTTTTGGCTTGCTCAATGCGTTGCCGGTAGGCGCGGAGGTGGCGCTGAAAGGGGAAACGGCCATCGTCGATTCAGCAGCGGAAGAACTCAGGCCTGAGTCGGAAGTGGCCGTTGCCCCGACGCCCGATCCGGTGAGCGTGACGCCAGCGAGCCGCGTCGAGCTCATTCGCGCCATCGGCCCCTCGGTGGCGTCTTTCAGTGATGAAGTGCTGGCACAGATCGGCAAGGTCAGCGCGATTGACGACGATATGCTGCGGTTGATGCAGGCTGGCCGCTCGCCGACGCCCTTGCTGGCGGACACCATCAGTCGCTTCAGGATCGATCACGATCTCGGCCCGGTCGGGGAGGCTGCGCAATTCAGTCAGCGTTACGAAGCACTCCAGCGTTCGGAGCACGAATGGGTCCGTCTGTTCCAGCAGCAGTACCCGGACCTGCCAACAGCCGCGATCGAGCAAATGCTTGACCGCTACGGCGTGGACATCCAACAGACACCCGACGTGGCCGATGCCAGGCAGCTTTTCGCACGCCTGGACGGCAAGGCACGGGAATACCAACAACATGTGCGGCTCAATCGCGCCTATGAAGGTTTTTATCTGCGGGCGGTTGCGAATGCCGACACGGACACGCTGGCCTTGCACTCCCTGAAAAACCTGCCCGGCTGGCCGCAAGATTTGCGAATCGAGGTCCTCGACGGTTCGTCCACCGGCCGGGTTCTTGACCGTTGCGGGCCCCTTGATGCCACCCATTACCGAAGCGTCATCAAGGCAGGCAACGGTTACCTGCGGCAGGGTCGGCCAACGGATTTCTATGACGCGATCCTCGGCGTGCTGTCGGACGAGGAACGCTCGGTGTTGCATCTCACATCACGGAATCCGGCCAGCGAGTTGCGGCTAAGCCTCAGCGATTGTGCATTGTCCCGAGCTGAAACCCTGCTCGGTTTGCAAAGGCTCGATTCAGGGCTGACCTTCGAACGCCAGGGGTTGCGCGGTGGAGGCTACCCGTCGACGCCTCAGGGTGAAGCCATGGCATTGCAAGCCACCCGATTACAGATCAAGGATATTTACCCGGACTTCACCGATGCTGAGGTGGATCAGGTCATACAGCGCGAAGGCGTCTCGGTACAGGCGTATATCGATCGGCTGAATCTGCAGTTCCAACAACTCAACACCGAGTTGAATGGCTGGGTCGAGCAAACGGTGCAAGACATTGCCGACATGGACATTCCCATGCTGGCCATGGGCGATGAAGAGGCGGCGGGTATGAACCCTGCCCAAATTGCCGTGCACAATGCCCACTTCCTGCAAATGGCCTTGCACGAGGAACAGACAGTCAGGACGGAGCTCGCCGTGGAACTTGCCGCCATTTGGCAAAAGCGCGCGCCGAACCGCCGTGTCAGGCTCGATCTCGCCTTCGAGGACTATCACCGACTGCCCACCCTGAGCGTGCGGCTTGATGATGTGGTCGAATTGTCGATGCAAGGCTTCCATCTGACCGAGGAGGACAGTCTGAACGGCTTTCTCGAGAGCTTCCCGAATCTCGAGGTGTTGAATCTGGAAAACGTCGACTTGCGTCATTTCCTGGTGGACGGCCAGGAAGGGAATGCCTTGCCGCCTGCTCTGTGCCAGTTGAGAAACCTGTCCTCACTCAATCTGCGCGCCACCCAGCTGGTATTCAGTGAACGCGCTGCTTCACAACTGACTGAGCTGAAAAGCTTGCAAAGCCTCGACCTGAGCGACAACCCGTTGGGTGTACCGCCGATGGTGCTGGGCTTGAACAATCTGCGCCAACTCAACCTGCGCAATACCCGCATCAGCCATTGCCCGGTCGGGATCATGGATGAGCCATACCTGACGTCCCTGGATTTGCGCGATAACCAGATCACGCGCATCCCCCAAGCGGTGCTGAACCAGGCGATCGCCAGGGATCGGGTGCTGCTGTGGAACAACCCGTTGAGCGATGAAGACACCTTGCAGCGGCTGGTCGCGCATCGAGAACAAACGGGGATCAACCTGTGGTTGAGTGCACAGGGTGCTGACTATGCGAGTCCGTTGGCCTGGTTGAACGGGATTGAACCAGGGCTGCGCGAGGCCAGGATGCAGGTCTGGCTGCGACTGGCGCTCAAGCCGGGTGGTGGGCGGTTTCTAGGGACCATGAACACGTTGACCCTCACCCCGGATTTTCGGGTCAATTACCTGGATCTTCAGGCACGGGTATGGCGGCTGTTGAGTGAAGCGGATGCTTCGGATGAATTGTGGGGCCGATTGACCCTGAATCCACTGATGCCGGCGGGCGCGTTCGATAACCCGTTTGCGGTGTTCACCACACTGGAAAACCGTGCGCAGATTTACCGGGACTGGGTGGCTTTGGGGCGACCGATTCCGATCGAGCGATAGCAGATGGGTGGAGCCGATAAAGCCCTGATCCCATTGGACCAGGGCTTTATGTGGTCAGCGGCGACGGAACAACGGCAGCGGTTCGTCGGTGGCGGCCTGATAGGTCACCGAGAAGTCCTTGAGACCTTCCAGGGCTTCGTACGGATCTTTGTCGGCACGAATCGCAAAGGCGTCAAAACCACAGCGATGCATGTAAAACAGCTGGTCGCGCAACACATCGCCAATCGCCCGCAGTTCACCTTTGAAACCGTAACGGTCACGCAGCAGGCGGGCGTTGGAGTAGTTGCGGCCATCAGTGAAGGCCGGGAAGTTCAAGGCGATGACCTGGAAGTTCGCGACGTCTTCACCGATCTCTTCGGCTTCTTCATCGGCATCCAGCCATACACCCAGGCCGCCATCACGGGCCTTGAGCATGCGGCTGTGCTCGCGCCACAGTTGCAACGGGACGATCAGGTCGTCGCAGTTGCTGATCTCGTCGATGTTGAAGTCCTTTGGCAACAGGTGCCAGGTTTCGTCGACGACTTCGTTGTTCTTAATGATTCGCTGCATAGACGCGTTCCTTGAAGAGGTCGATGCCAATACGCTGGTAGGTGTCGATGAAACGCTCGTCTTCGGTACGTTGTTCGATGTACACGTCGATCAGCTTTTCGATCACGTCAGGCATGGCTTCCTGGGCAAAGGACGGGCCGAGGATCTTGCCCAGGCTCGCATCGCGGCTGGCGCTGCCGCCGAGGGATACCTGGTAGAACTCTTCGCCTTTCTTGTCCACCCCGAGGATGCCGATGTGGCCGACGTGGTGGTGACCACAGGCGTTCATGCAGCCGGAGATGTTCAGGTCGAGTTCGCCGATGTCGAACAGATAATCCAGGTCGTCGAAACGGCGCTGGATCGATTCGGCGATCGGGATCGATTTGGCGTTGGCCAGCGAGCAGAAATCGCCGCCAGGGCAGCAGATGATGTCGGTCAGCAACCCGATGTTCGGCGTGGCGAAACCTTGCTCGCGCAATTCGCCCCACATGGCGAACAACTGGCTCTGTTCAACGTCGGCCAGAATGATGTTCTGCTCGTGGGAGGTGCGCAGTTGACCGAAACTGTAACGATCGGCCAGGTCGGACACGGCGTCGAGCTGCTTGTCGGTGATGTCGCCCGGCGCAACGCCGGTCGACTTCAGGGACAGGGTCACGGCCACATAACCCGGCTTCTTGTGCGCCAGGGTATTGCGGGTACGCCAGCGAGCGAAGCCCGGGTGTTGCTTGTCGAGTTCGGCGAGTTCGGCGGTCTGGTTGTCCAGTGCCTTGTAGTCCGGGTCGACGAAGTGTTTGGCGACGCGATGCACTTCGGCTTCGGTCAGCGTGGTCTGGCCACCGCGAAGGTGTTCCATTTCGGCATCGACTTTCTGTGCGAAGACTTCAGGCGTCAGGGCCTTGACCAGAATCTTGATCCGCGCCTTGTACTTGTTGTCGCGACGGCCATAGCGGTTGTACACACGCAGGATGGCGTCGAGGTAGCTCAACAGGTCTTGCCACGGCAGGAATTCATTGATGAACGCGCCAACCACCGGGGTGCGGCCCAGGCCACCGCCGACCAGCACACGGAAGCCCAGTTCGCCCGCAGCGTTGTGTACCGGCTCAAGGCCGATGTCATGGACTTCGATGGCGGCACGGTCGGAGGTCGAACCGTTGATCGCGATCTTGAATTTACGCGGCAGGTAAGCGAATTCCGGGTGGAATGTCGTCCATTGGCGAACGATCTCGCACCATGGGCGCGGGTCGATCAGCTCATCGGCAGCGACGCCGGCGAACTGGTCGGTGGTGACATTGCGCAGGCAGTTGCCGCTGGTCTGGATCGCGTGCATCTGCACGGTGGCCAGCTCAGCC
This DNA window, taken from Pseudomonas fluorescens NCIMB 11764, encodes the following:
- a CDS encoding dermonecrotic toxin domain-containing protein, yielding MNDFTHDPVDGQTPSAMPGWRAELKAGIDLALPQSPGQFGERLIKEKWGAGIDPQTALLVTLDYNYKGHPAENGIEQGRVASSRSLLQTLLSNDQTVGDGRFAETAFGLYTPPDIGPAVRIVENADEFADHGSGNHQTYEGVYRRTAPQVYGPPTQINLRPAEFKKWVWELELKGLYEAYLGQAWPADDVILAPKPYALRTSVKAAFVMAAWLQLHEQRLSPKGLKLAMQAAGLPPDQPWETLTIEQLQAPTLAPSAVRAGRLKLYRYTATDIWAFRDTASARVLLFIPGNSSPLHEFADATQLHQWIAAQGRVNETKQALAAHFAEDDREDGTFHAGVLTALDGMALYPGKHWLTNNAGFFNNDGYWDPDEYIGYDDPASATDAFAHCVLTMKQAARATVQSIRDDAQVNRGNLSAVVEPLVQWVNRFGPLALFVPGGEGILALAGLIDAGYGIDQVANGTTSRDRSEGVTRTVFGLLNALPVGAEVALKGETAIVDSAAEELRPESEVAVAPTPDPVSVTPASRVELIRAIGPSVASFSDEVLAQIGKVSAIDDDMLRLMQAGRSPTPLLADTISRFRIDHDLGPVGEAAQFSQRYEALQRSEHEWVRLFQQQYPDLPTAAIEQMLDRYGVDIQQTPDVADARQLFARLDGKAREYQQHVRLNRAYEGFYLRAVANADTDTLALHSLKNLPGWPQDLRIEVLDGSSTGRVLDRCGPLDATHYRSVIKAGNGYLRQGRPTDFYDAILGVLSDEERSVLHLTSRNPASELRLSLSDCALSRAETLLGLQRLDSGLTFERQGLRGGGYPSTPQGEAMALQATRLQIKDIYPDFTDAEVDQVIQREGVSVQAYIDRLNLQFQQLNTELNGWVEQTVQDIADMDIPMLAMGDEEAAGMNPAQIAVHNAHFLQMALHEEQTVRTELAVELAAIWQKRAPNRRVRLDLAFEDYHRLPTLSVRLDDVVELSMQGFHLTEEDSLNGFLESFPNLEVLNLENVDLRHFLVDGQEGNALPPALCQLRNLSSLNLRATQLVFSERAASQLTELKSLQSLDLSDNPLGVPPMVLGLNNLRQLNLRNTRISHCPVGIMDEPYLTSLDLRDNQITRIPQAVLNQAIARDRVLLWNNPLSDEDTLQRLVAHREQTGINLWLSAQGADYASPLAWLNGIEPGLREARMQVWLRLALKPGGGRFLGTMNTLTLTPDFRVNYLDLQARVWRLLSEADASDELWGRLTLNPLMPAGAFDNPFAVFTTLENRAQIYRDWVALGRPIPIER
- a CDS encoding DUF934 domain-containing protein — encoded protein: MQRIIKNNEVVDETWHLLPKDFNIDEISNCDDLIVPLQLWREHSRMLKARDGGLGVWLDADEEAEEIGEDVANFQVIALNFPAFTDGRNYSNARLLRDRYGFKGELRAIGDVLRDQLFYMHRCGFDAFAIRADKDPYEALEGLKDFSVTYQAATDEPLPLFRRR
- a CDS encoding nitrite/sulfite reductase, translating into MYVYDEYDQRIIEDRVKQFRDQTRRYLAGELSEEEFRPLRLQNGLYIQRFAPMLRVAVPYGQLTSRQTRMMAKIARDYDKGYAHISTRQNVQFNWPALEDIPDILAELATVQMHAIQTSGNCLRNVTTDQFAGVAADELIDPRPWCEIVRQWTTFHPEFAYLPRKFKIAINGSTSDRAAIEVHDIGLEPVHNAAGELGFRVLVGGGLGRTPVVGAFINEFLPWQDLLSYLDAILRVYNRYGRRDNKYKARIKILVKALTPEVFAQKVDAEMEHLRGGQTTLTEAEVHRVAKHFVDPDYKALDNQTAELAELDKQHPGFARWRTRNTLAHKKPGYVAVTLSLKSTGVAPGDITDKQLDAVSDLADRYSFGQLRTSHEQNIILADVEQSQLFAMWGELREQGFATPNIGLLTDIICCPGGDFCSLANAKSIPIAESIQRRFDDLDYLFDIGELDLNISGCMNACGHHHVGHIGILGVDKKGEEFYQVSLGGSASRDASLGKILGPSFAQEAMPDVIEKLIDVYIEQRTEDERFIDTYQRIGIDLFKERVYAANH